A window of Armatimonadia bacterium genomic DNA:
CGCCGCAGGACTGCAGGATGCGGTTGGCGACACCGCCTTCTTGCTCAAGCATGGCCAGGAGCAGGTGCTCGGTATCCAGTTGGTTGTGCCGATACCGCTGCAGAATCTGCTGACTGGCTGCGACTGTCTCCTTGGATGCATTCGTAAAGCGTTCGAAATCCATGCCCTATCACTCGCCCATCTTGCTCGCCTTCAGCCCCACACCAGCCCGGACGGACCGGCCTGGGACCTCCACGGCTCTAGTCCCGACCCTGGCACGGCTGGTCTTCCACGCATCGAGCCTCGCGCGTCCTCTAGCGTTCCGTCTGAATCTCAATGCGCACGGTGTTGCCCGCCGGGAGCTTCTTGGGGCCGTGCTCGATGTACTCGCGGAGACGCTCGATCTCGGCGTTCATTGCATCGATCTGGTCCAGCAGCTTCAGGACCACTTCGACGCCCGCCAGGTTCACACCCATCTCCTGGGTCAACCGCTGAATCTGTCGCGAGCGCTCGATGTCACGCTCCGAGTACAGTCGCACGTTGCTCCCGCTCCGACGGGGCGACAGGAGCCCGAGACGCTCATAGGTCCGCAGCGTTTGCGGATGGCATTGCAGCAATCGCGATGCGACGCTGATGTAATACACCGGTTCGTCAGATAGCTCTGGCATCGTACACCTCGACTACGCCCCCAGCAGAGAATCGCCTTGCACACACAGCTTGGGCCGAGGCCGCGACTACAGCCCCTGCGGCAAGTCTGCTCGTGGGTCTTCTTCGGTCACCCGCTGCAGCTCCTCGAGCAGCTCTCGCTGCTCCTTGCTCAGCCGCCGCGGCGGAAGGATCGCAACGGTTACGAACTGATCGGAACGGCTCTTCGTTGCGGGCAGGACAGTGCCCTGACCCTTGAGGCGGAAGCGCTGGCCGCTCTTGGTGCCCGGCGGGATCCGCAAGGCTACAGACCCCTCCACCGTCGGAACCGAGATCCGTGCGCCGAGTGCCGCTTCGGTGAAGCTGATCGGTACCTCTACTTCGATATCGTCTCCCACCCGCCTGAAGAAGGGGTGGTCTTCTACCTTCATGACCAGGATCAGGTCGCCATCCGCTCCGCCACGTACACCCCGGGCGCCCTCACCGGCGAGTCGTATCTTGCTGCCGCTCTTCACACCGGCGGGGATGCGCACCTTGAGGCGTCGCTCGCGGAGGACCTCGCCGCCGCCACGGCACTTGGGGCACTGCGCCGTGATGACCTGACCTGCTCCCTGACACTGCGGGCAGGCGCCACCGAAACCGAAGAGGCCGGTGCTACGCATGCTCTGCCCGGTGCCGCCACAGGCGGGACAGGTCTGCGACTTGCCGCCCAGGCCGTCGCACTCCGGACAGCGGTCGGCGATGCTCAGCGTCAGCCCCTTCTCGCCGCCTCTCACGGCATCGGCAAAGCTGATGGGCAACTCGTGCGAGATCGTCTGTCCGCGCTCCGGGCCACGTTCAACCCGGGTGCGCTGTCGACCGGTGCCGCGCCGCAGGTCACCGAACAGGCTCCCGAAAATGTCCTCGAAGCTGCCGGCGCCGAAGTTCGTGTAGACGAAGTCTCCGAAGTCGCCGCCCTGCCAGCTTCCGCTCTGCTGAGCCTGCTGCCAGGCCTGCCCGTACTGGTCATACTTCGAGCGCTTCTCAGGGTCGCTGAGCACTTCGTAGGCCTGGCTGATGCGCTTGTAGCGCTCCTCCGAGGCCTTGTCCCCCGGGTTGACATCCGGGTGGTACTTGCGGGCAGCCTTCCGGTACGCCTTCTTGATCTCGTCCGCGGAGGCGCCCCTGCTGACACCGAGAAGTTCGTAGAAATCCGTTGCGTTATCCATAGGGTCGAGCCTGATTCACCTGTCGTGTGCACTGGAAACTTGCTCCGCGAAGGGTCCCCTGCGTCTTTGCCCTCGCACAGCTCTCCCTGCTCAGCCTGTCCTGATCGAAGCTCTCTCTGCGGCCTGGCGGAGGTGCTCGCTTCAGGCCTCAACCGGCACTTCCACCGGTCCCGAGGCCTGGGGGGCCACGCGTCCCACCTGCACCGTCAAGACCCCGTCCCGCAGCCTCGCGGTCACGGTGCCGACGTCGGCATCCGAGGGCAGTGCTACCGTCCGTGTGAAGGGACCGGACTGCCGCTCACCTCGCAGCACCTGTCCACTCTCGCGATCCGGAAGCGTCTTGCGGCCCGCAAGGTGAAGTGCCCCGTGCTCGGCATAGACCCGCAACCCCTCCCGGGAGACCCCCGGCAGATCCAACCGGATCAGGTATGAGTCGGCCGTGCGCGAGATATCCGTGGGCGGGTCGAAGCTCGGGGTAGTTGCCGGAGCTTCACGCCAGGCCCTGGCCTCGCGAAAGGCGCGGTCGAATTCGTCCTGGAGCTCGAGAAGAGTCCTCATCCGCATAGCCGGTCGTTCCTTGCCTTCGTCTCTGGAGCCGCTGGTGCAGTTCCTCGCAATCAGCGCTGCAGCACGATCGTGAGCACGCCCTCCTGCAGTTGTGCCTGAACCTCCCGGGGCTCGAAGGGAAGGCTGAAGGATCGCAGGAAGTCGCCGAAGGGCCGTTCAGCCTGGAAGAACTCCTCAGCCCGTTGGCTGCTCTCCCGTTCGCGCCGGCCACTCACCGTGAGCACCGTGCCTTCCAGCGTTACCTCGATCGCCTCTCGGGGCACTCCGCACACTTCCAACTGCACCGTCACGTCCCGCCCGGTAGCGAGGATGTCCGCCGCCGGTGTCCAGAGCCGATTGAGAGCCGAAGCTGGACGTGGCTCCGGGTAGGTCGCGTCCAGGAGGGCATGCAGGCGCGCCCGCAGTCGGTTCACTTCCTGAATTGGATCCTTCAGATTGCCTACCATCCTCAGTCAGCCTCGCCGTGCTCGCGGTACCAGGTCTGTCGCTGCCGCCCTCGTATGAGGGTCTTTTGCGAGAGGGGGCCGGCGATCTCACCGGCCCCCTTCAGGTTACTTGTCTTCCGCCTCGAACTCACCCTCGATCACGTCGTCGCCACCGGCAGCTCCTCCAGCGGCGCCGCCACCGACGGGGCCACCTGTGGTACCCTCGGCGGCTTGCTCCTGCGGCTGACCGGCCCCTGCTCCGGCTGCCTCATACATCCGCTGCGAGACCCGGGAGAACTCCTGGTTCGCGGCATCAATGGCTGCTCGGATTGCGGCAGCGTCATCGCCCTTGGTCGCCTCGCGCAGGGCCTCGATCTTGCCCTGGATGGCCGTCTTCTCCTCCGCAGCCACCTTGTCGCCCAGTTCGTTCAGCGTCTTCTCCAGCTGGTAGGCGACCTGGTCGCCGTGGTTGCGTGCCTCTGCGAGCTCCTTGAAGCGGTCGTCCTCCGACCTGTGCGCGTCAGCCTCCTGGACCATCCGCTGCACGTCGTTGTCGGTGAGCTGGCCGGAGCCGGTGATCGTGATGGACTGCTGCTTACTCGTGGCCTTGTCGACTGCCGATACGTTCAGAATCCCGTTGGCGTCGAGGTCGAAGGTCACCTCAATCTGCGGCAGACCACGCGGAGCCGGCGGGATACCGGTCAGATGGAACCGGCCCAGCGACTTATTCTGACTGGCCCGCGGGCGCTCGCCCTGCAGCACGTGCACTTCCACCGTCGTCTGCATGTCCGAGGCCGTGCTGTAGATCCGGCTCTCACGGGTCGGGATGTTCGTGTTGCGCTTGATGACGACGTCCATCACGTCGCCCAGGGTCTCGACGCCCAGCGTCAGCGGCGTGACGTCCATCAGAACGATGTCTTGCACCTGGTCGCCGGCGAGGACTGCGCCCTGGATCGCCGCACCAACGGCGACCACTTCGTCCGGGTTGATGCCCTTCTTGGGGTCCTTGCCGGTAAGGCTCTTGACCAGATCCTGCACCTTCGGGATACGGGTCGATCCACCGACCAGGATCACCTCATCCACGTCGCCGTACTTGAGGCTGGCGGCCTTCATCGCGTCCTCAACCGCGACCCTCGTCTTCTCAATCAGGTCGCTGATGAGCTCCTCGAGCTTGGCCCGGGTAAGGGTCATCTCTAAATGCTTGGGCCCCTCGCCCTCTACCGAGGTGATGAAGGGCAGGCTGATGGAGGTCGTGACCTGCGTCGAGAGCTCGCACTTGGCCTTCTCCGCGGCCTCCTGGAGGCGCTGATGAGCCTGACGGTCCTTGCGCAGGTCGACACCGTTCTCCTTCTGGAACTCGTCTGCCAGGTAGTTCACGATGCGCTGGTCGAAGTCGTCGCCACCGAGGCGGGTGTCGCCGGAGGTCGCCAGGACCTGGTAGGCGTCGCGCTCCTCGGTGCCAATCTCCACTTCCAGGATCGATACGTCAAAGGTGCCGCCACCGAGGTCGTAGACCATGATGGTGGCTTCCTTCTTGTCGGCCTTCCAGCCGTAGGCCAGCGCTGCTGCCGTCGGCTCGTTGATGATTCGCAAGACCTCAAGGCCCGCGATCTCGCCGGCCTGCTTCGTAGCGGTACGCTGCGTGTCATCGAAGTACGCCGGGACGGTCACGACCGCCTGGGTCACCGGCTCGCCCAGATAGGCCTCTGCATCGGCCTTGAGCTTGCTCAGGATCATGGCCGAGATCTGCTCCGGCGAGTACTCCTTGCCGTCGATCGTCGCGCGGTCACGGGTCCCCATCTTCCGCTTGATCGAAGCGACAGTGCGCTCCGGGTTCAGGACTGCCTGACGCTTGGCGCTCTGCCCAACGAGGCGCTCCCCTGTCTTCGAGAAACCCACAACCGAAGGGGTCGTCCGAGCTCCGTCTGCATTCACAATGACGGTTGGCTCGCCGGCCTCAACGACGGCAACGCACGAGTTCGTGGTTCCGAGGTCGATTCCCACTGCTTTTGCCATGGCACGTCACACCTTTCAGCACGCCGCGGCTTCGCCCAGAACCGGCCGAAAGCCGACTTAGAGGTCAATGGCGGACAGGTCCACCCCGCCTTACTGACTGGCATTATAAGGGTTGAGTGCATTACTGTCAAGGTGCTTTACAAGATAAGCCGGAACTCGTCCACCAGCCTCCCGCTTACCCGCCCGACCTCATCCCAAACATCGCCTCAAGGTTCGCCCGCGGGGTTCCCGGCGGCACCTCGCATCCCGCTGCCAGGATGTAGGGGTCGCCCAAAACCCGGTGACTGCGCTCGCAGGCCCGACGAACCACTTCCGGCGTGGCGCTGTACAGCTCGCTCACCGGGTGGAAGTTGCCCATCAGGATCGTCCGCGGGCCGAGCAGCTCCCGGGCATGGGTGATGTCGCAGGGGTGATCCAGCTCCACGATCTCAGCGCCGGCCTCAGCCAGATAAGGCAGTAGGTGGGTCGTGTTGCCACAGATATGCAGCCGCGTGAAGGCCCCGGCTTCGCGAATCGCGGCCACGATTCGCTGCTCGCGAGGCAGGATCAGGCTACGGTAGATCTTGGCGGAGACCAGCGAGGCAGCCGCATCGCCCACACCAATGAAGTCGGCCCCGGCCTCGATTTGCGCCCGGGCGAAGGCGATCTCCATCTCGGTGACCCAGTCGAAGACCTCCTCCACCCAGGCGGGGTCATCATATAGGTCCATCATGAGCTGCGACATCCCGCGCAGGTCGACGGCTTCGGCCATCGGTCCCTCGACCCAGCCAAGAATCGGTACTTCTCCTCCCACCTGCTCGCGGAACAGTGCACAGGCCTTCACCCGGTCGGTCATTCGTCCGCCGCCCAGTGGATCGGGCCTCTGCAGGCCACCCAGTGCGGACCTGTCTGCGAGAACCAGCTTGCGGGCTCGCGGCGGCGCGTTGTCGTAGTACTCGAGTTCGGCTCCGCAGTCGGCCGTCTCGCGCACGGGATCGGAGCAGCACGAGACACAGTCGATGCCGAACTCCTCGACGAGGCGGAGCTGGCAGCGCACGAGTACGCGGAAGTCCCTTACGTAATCGGCATAGCTCTCCCGCTCCATCTCGGCGGAGTACATCATAAGGATGGGCATGGCCAGGAGTCGGTCGAGGGGCTGTCCGGCAAGCAGTGCGCGGGTCATCTCGAAGGGGTTCATGAGCGGGCCTCGCAGGTGTGAGAGGAGTACGTGCCTTCGCCATTGTACCACGACCAAAGCACAAAAGGCCTTGACGGGCCTTCGGCGTGTTCTCTATAATGTCGGTCACCGCCGAGGTGGTGGAATTGGCAGACACGCTAGCTTGAGGGGCTAGTGCCCATCACGGGTGTGCGGGTTCAAATCCCGCCCTCGGCACCAATATGCGATCCTTTGATAAACTGCAGTGGGGCGGTTAGCTCAGCTGGCAGAGCGCTACCTTCACACGGTAGAAGTCGCAGGTTCAAGTCCCGCACCGCCCACCACTCAACAGCGCGCGGCAGGCCGCCTGCCGTTTCGCCTGACACCGGAGCCGGATTACGCGCCGGTGCGGCAAGCGGGAATAGCTCAGCTGGTAGAGCATTAGCTTCCCAAGCTAAGGGTCGCGGGTTCGAATCCCGTTTCCCGCTCCATGCAGTCAACAGTCCAGAGATCCTCTGGCCCAAGGGGTCAAGGGGTATTGTGGTCCTCTGGGTTTGATGCTATAATCGCGGCGTCCGTCGCAGTGGACTGCCCACACAACGAGCGGGAATAGCTCAGCTGGTAGAGCGCCTCCTTGCCAAGGAGAAGGTCGCGAGTTCGAGTCTCGTTTCCCGCTCCAAATGATTGATAGAGGCGGGCCGGGCAATCTCGGCCCGCCTTATAATATGTGCCGACGCTCGACCTTCAGGCGTCGGATCTCCCTTCCGGGGCGGCATAGCCAAGTGGTAAGGCGGCGGTCTGCAAAACCGCTATTCAGGGGTTCGATTCCCCTTGCCGCCTCCATTTCTTTTTGTCCTGAGGTTATGAACGGCCGGGGTTGTCAAAAGGTGTAGTGGGCGGGCACAGTGAACCCTTCCTGGCGGGGCCCTCAGCCCCGACAGTCCCAGAGTGATCCCATCTGAGCCCCGCCCCGGCGGGACCGGGGCAAAGGGGCAGCGTCACGACGCGGCCTCCATTAGTGGTTCTCGCCTCCGGCGGAGCATGGGGTCCCCAGGCGCCCTGTCCAGTCCCACACACAAGTCGCACCTGAACCATCCCATGGATCACACTCGAAGTCGGCGCCAACGAAGCCGAAGGACCCACGGCCGCCGACGGAATACTTGTACGGAGGGGTAATGACCATGCTGGCCAGCAACAGGTGGCACCTTCCCATCGCAGCACGCTGGCGCGTCTGGAGCCTGGCGCTCGCCGCCGCTTTCGCCCTGCCCTGTGCGGTTCAGGCCTGCTCGCCCGACATGCTCCCGTCCCCTGGGCTGTGGACCTACTTCAACCAGAAGATCTACGAGAAGAACTCCTCGCTCATCTACGAAGAAGACACCGACCACGACGGCGTCAATGATTACCGCATCTTCCGCAACAACCAGGACGGCACCCTGGTGGACCTTCGCCTCAAGCCCGGAGCCAACGGGATGGTCCCCGATGTAGTCGTCGTCCACGAGAAGAGTCAGGACAAGAAGAACTGGGTCTACGGGTTCTCCAAGAAGGGCGATGGCCAGATCGACATGATTGTTCGTGGCCAGTACGCCGAGAACAAGTGGAACCAGATGATCTATGACTCCGAGCACGACAACAAGGCCCACACCTTCCTCGCCGACAGCGACGAGAACGGCGTCTGGGACTGCATGGGTGTCAGCACCAACGGCGACGGTCGCTTCGACTACCTCTACGACCTCGACAACAAGACCGGCGCCGTCATCAACGAGACCATCGGCTGGGTGACCTTCAAGGAGCAGCAGCGCCGCGAGGCCCTGCCTCTGCTGTACTACTCCTTCGTCCCTGAGGTCAAGACTCTCAGCGGCGACCCGGCGACCATCGTCAGCTCCACCTGGGACTACGGCGACGAGACCGTCCGTCATCACGAATCCCTGGTCACCGGCGAGCACCCTTACAAGGGCGCCGGCACCTATGACGTCCAGCTCGACGTGGAGTTCAAGGTCGGCAACTCGGACAAGGTCTGGAAGGCCTGGTACGGGATCTCGCTGCCGGTCGTTGAGGGCCCCGCACCGGCGCCACCACTGACCGAAGAGATGATCCGCGCCTCCATCACGAACTTCTACGGCCTGTGCGGTCTGGTCACTTCCGACGAGCAGCCCAAGACCGGCACCATCGCCGAGCTGTGGCCGGGAGTGAAGACCCCCGAAGCCGCACCGATGGGCAAGGCACTGCGTGTCAGTGCAGCCGCCCCCGGCACCCTCGATCTCGGCGTGATGTGGTGGCGCAATGAGGCCGAGGCCAACGCCTTCCTCGACAGCCTGGCCGCAACACCCGGCATCGAGACTCAGCTTCCCGCCGCCGTGGTGCGGATGGAGTCGGCGCAGCCCTTCGAGGTCGTGAGCAAGGTGCGCGCGAAGCTGCTGGACAGCGAGAAGGACAAGGTCCGCATCGCCGCCTGGCGTGAGGGCGGGTTCATCATCACGCTGACGAGCAACATGCCGGCCACCGAGGTGCAGCGCTGGACGAGGCTGCTGTACGAAGTCCTCCATCCGGCCCCGGCGAAGGCTCCGGAGACCGCGACACCCGCGGCCACGACGACTACCAGCGGTTAGTAGATGGTAAACAAGAAGGGGCCGACCCACCAGGGCCGGCCCCTTTTGCGTACGTGGACGCTGGACCTTGTGATACACTGATGTGCGAAGTGGGCTGTGCCGATCGCCCACCGCGCGCTGCTCTCCCGGTCGCACGGAACGGGCTGCTCTCCCGGTCGCAGGGAACAGGTTGCTTTGCCGGAGTGGCGGAACAGGCAGACGCATGGGACTTAAAATCCCAGGTCCCTTGGGGCGTGGGGGTTCGAGTCCCCCCTCCGGCACCAGAGAGACATCGAAACGGCCCAGAGGTCAACGCCTCTGGGCCGTTTGTGGGTTCTGCGGCCCTGCACTGGGCAGACCGCCAAGGCGCGGAAAGTCAGGACGCATATGTAGACGGAGGTAATGTTTGGGCTAAGGAGAAGGAATGAGTTGTCGATTATCAGATACGTACACGGCGCGGCGCCCGGACGCCCTCTTGCGCCTCGATGGGAACTCGGTGTTCTGGCATTCCCATCGAACGCCTCTGCCCCCCAAGGGCCGCCAACTGGAGGGTCGCGATGGGAACCGAAATCAAGGTCTGGCAGGTGCGAGACAAGGCCCTGGTGCCGCTGGAGCAGACGATGGCCGCTGCCGGTCGCAAGGAGACCGTGGACCTCGAGGAGTGGATACTGAGCGAGCCAGCCATTCTGGGTGACGACATCGTCATCATCGGGTCACAGATACAGACCCGCTCGGGGCCGCTCGATCTGCTAGGCATCGACTTTGCGGGGAATACCGTCATCGTAGAGCTGAAGCGAGACATGATCCCGCGAGAAGCTGTGGCTCAAGCGATCGACTACGCCTCTGACGTCGCGGCATGGGATGTGGCCCGATTGGGTGAAGAGTGCCTGAAGTTCCGCCAACAGCCGCTGGACGACTACCTGCTTGAGAACCTCCCTGACGAGGTTGCACTCGATGCCCTGTTGCTCAATCGGAGCCAAAGAGTGCTCCTTGTTGGGACGGCCATCGAGGAGTCACTGCAGCGGATGATTGAGTGGCTGTCTGGGACCTACCAGATGCCGGTGAATGCGCTGCTGCTGCGGTACATCCGCACCGAGAGCGGCGAGGAACTCGTCGCACGTACGATGGTCATCCCCGAGGAGGTCGAGCGGCAAGCCGCGAAGCAGCGACGCGGCTTCCAGATGGACGACACGCCAGGGACCTTTGAGGACGAAGAGCTCAGAGAGCAGCTGACCGCCTACCTTCGCGAGGATAGGCCAACGCCGCGCCGTATCCGTACCGTTCTGCTTCCTCTCTGCCTTGACCACCAGCCTGTGAGCAGGGAAGAGATCAAGCAACGGCTCATCGCGCAGGAAGAGGCGGAGAGCGAGACCCAGGCGGGTCACGTGCTCAGCACCATCTCTCGCGAGCTGGGGATGCCAACGCGCGCCTACTTGCGGCAGGTGATCCGGTACCAGAAGCCTGAGGAGTGGCTGAAGGACAACTACTGCATAGACGACACCCACAAGGAGCTGGTCAAGGGCGTGCTGGCGGAGCTTACAGCGGAGGTCTCGGCCAGTTGACTTGACCGAGCCGACTGCGGTCGTCTGCCCATCAGGACTGCGCTCGGGTAGACCAGACAGACATCAAAACCGCCCAGAGGCCAAGGCCTCTGGGCGGTTTGGGGTTCTCTATGAGCGGCTGTCGAAGACGCCTCTCCCCTATTCGTCCGGGAAGCCGTGGTGGACGCAGGTTGAGTGCTTGAAGTCGCCCGACAGGCCCAGCTTGCCACCAGGGAGTGCTACCGGTCCGCAGCCGCAGACGAAGGCCCGCGGGTCCTGACCCAGTTCCTCACCCAACTCCTCCCACATCTGGGGTGTCTCCGTGCTGATGTACAAGAGCACGTCCTTGTCCCAGCGTCGGATCTCCCGGATCAGGAAGCGGTAGATCTCCTTCCGCACCGACGGCGGGAAGGGACCGCTCCGCACTCCGCGCATTTCCTCCTCCGAGGCGTTCAGCGCATCGACGAACTCAGGATCAAGCTCGTCCATCGCCAGCCGGTCGCGCAGCGATGGAGCGTCCATCCACATCACAACCGTCATGCCGATTGACTCCGGCCGCACCTTCTCCAGCATCTGCTTGATCGTCGCGGCGTAGTCCTCGCGCCAGTTCCGCGTCGGCACGATGGGCTTGAACTTGAACCGCACCGACACGCCCATCTCCTGACAGCGCCGGGCGGCCTCGATGCGCTCCTCGGCAGTCGCAGCTCCCGGCTCCTGGGTGCGGGCCGTTGCTGCACCGGTCGTGCTCCAGACTCCTGCGATGTGCTTGCGGTACTTCGGCTCGATGTCCGCGAGCCACTCCACGTTGGCCGACTTGGTGTGGAAGTAGATGTAGCGGTCGCCCAATTCCGCGCACTTGCGGCTCACCAGGTCGAAGATCCCATACTCGGGCTCGAAGGCGATGTGGTCTGCGTCCCAGGCGATCATGCGGAAGCACTTCTGCCAGGGGTTCTCGCGCATCACGGGCTCGACCACCTGGTCCACGTAATCCTCCACGTTGAGCCCCATCGCGATGTACTTGCCGTTCTTGCCGCGATTGCAGTACTGGCAGCCGTGTGGGCAACCGGACTGCGTCCCAAACTCCCAGGCGGTCCAGCAGACGAGGTTGGACTCCTCGTCGAACTGGCGCTTGCGCCGCCACTTGGTGCGGAAGCCTCCGTAGATGTCATCGACCCAGTGACGTGGGGTTCCCTCCGGGCAACGCGCCAGCAAGGCGTCGAGGTCGATGGGCTCCTCCTGGAGGCGCTGGAGAGTGAAGATGAAGGGACGGGTCCAGTGGATCGGGATCCCCTCCGGCGCTTCGGCGGGCGGCCACAAGGACTGCAACTCGGCCACGACCTCGGGCAGGTTCTCGTCGGTGATGATCTTCAGTTGGTCGCGCGGGATGTTCAGCGCTTCGAGCATCCGCCAAAGGCGGGCGGAACCGGCGGGATGATCCAGGGCACGATCGAGGGCGTAGACGCCCAAGGGCTTGAAGGGGTACATGCGACGCTCCTTGGCAAGAGGGAGGCGAATGGCACGACACGCAGGGGCGTTGTTTCGCGGTTCAGAAGGCCGCGACCTTCGGGGCGGTCGCTGCCTCCTCGCGTCAGGGGGGCTTAACTTCCTGCTAGCCCCCGCATAACCAGGAGCCAAGAGGGCATCGGTAGACTCATGCCGACAGTGACGCGTGCCGTAGCTGCAAGGGCCCGGCGGCTCGGCAAGCTTTCGCCGAGGCCCTCGACGGCCGCAGGGAAAATGTTAAGAAATCGGAAGGAGTATGGTGATACGCGTTGAAGGGAGTTGACGTTGTTCCTAACACCCGTCGTCCAGACGATGAAAGCAGAAGGTGATAGCGATGCGCAAAGGGTTTACGTTGATCGAGCTGCTTGTCGTGATTGCCATCATCGCCATCCTGGCCGCAATCCTGTTTCCCGTCTTTGCGAGGGCACGGGAGAAGGCCAGGGCAACCGCCTGCACGTCCAACATCAAGCAGTTATGCATGGGCTTCCTGATGTACGCCAACGACTACGATGGGAAGCTGTACTCGTACAACGCTTCCCAGGTGGACCCCGAGTACGCCGGCCGATGCTTCTGGTTCAAGGCGATGCCCTACGTGAAGAACGCCGCTGTCTACGACTGCCCGACCAGCCCCGATGAGTGCGCCTTCACAACCCCGATGCAGTGGGCCACCTCTTACGACGGCAACTACGGCTACAACTACGACGGTCTCGAGGGGAGCAGCACGAACCTCTACAGCCTGCCGTATCCGGCAGAGACCTACATGATCTTCGATAGCGGCGACACCTCCGTTCGCGTCGGCACCAATGACTGGGCCGGTCTCATGGAGGAGCTTGACCTCGATTGGGACTCCCAGGCCGAGGGTCCGAACCGCCACAACATGGGTGTGAACGTCGGCTTCACCGACGGACACGTGAAGTGGCTGGGCCTGATGACCTTCCTCAAGCGCAACGGCAAGAACCGCGTCCCGCCGTGGAACATTGCCTGGGACGACAACCCACCTGCCAGCGACGGCACTGTTCCCTATCCCAACCGGTAGGGCGTTCTGTCTGACGGGTCATGACGCAGCGACGAAGCACACAAGACAAGCCCCGCAGGATCACCCTTCGCAAGAGGGGTTGCCTGCGGGGCCTTTTTGTGCTGCGAACAACGCTACCCCCCGGGCAGCCCCTACTTCGGCGCCGGGACCAGGTCCAGCAGTTGCCCGCCACGCAGGAGCTTCACACAAGCCAGAGTCGGCGCCTGGGTGAGGTCGAGGGTGTGCAGTCCGGGCCTGGCCTCCTGGGTTAGCAGCTCCTTGCCCTTGGCGTCGGCGAGGATCAACCGGTCGCCGGCCTGCACTCTGGTTAGCGTCACCTGCAGTTTGTCGCCCTCCTTCGTCGCCAGGATCAGTCGCGGAAGCACCGCAAGGCAGGCCACGTCGTCCCTCTCCAGGTACAGCGACACTCGCCCTTCGACGACGGGCAGCTCCTCGCACCGGAGCAGTTCCACCACGTGCCGGTCAGCGCCCACAGCGAGGGCCAACGCCGGCCCCTCGAAGGTATGCCCGAAAGCGTTGTACAGGTGGTACAGCGTCTTGCCCGCTCCAGCAAAGCGGTTGCAGTACAGGTAGGGCTGCAGCGTCGGCAGGAGAGGGTAGCTGTCCCGGCCCTGGTAGACGTCCTCGTTCTCCTTGAGGGTCACGTACATGTTGGCCGGGAAGTAGCGGCCGAAGGACTCGACAGCATTCCAGAACTTCTTCCGGCTCAGCGGGTCGGCGCCCTGGTGGTCGAGCTCGTAGGCCTTGCACTCGGGGAAGTAGAAGCGC
This region includes:
- a CDS encoding radical SAM protein: MYPFKPLGVYALDRALDHPAGSARLWRMLEALNIPRDQLKIITDENLPEVVAELQSLWPPAEAPEGIPIHWTRPFIFTLQRLQEEPIDLDALLARCPEGTPRHWVDDIYGGFRTKWRRKRQFDEESNLVCWTAWEFGTQSGCPHGCQYCNRGKNGKYIAMGLNVEDYVDQVVEPVMRENPWQKCFRMIAWDADHIAFEPEYGIFDLVSRKCAELGDRYIYFHTKSANVEWLADIEPKYRKHIAGVWSTTGAATARTQEPGAATAEERIEAARRCQEMGVSVRFKFKPIVPTRNWREDYAATIKQMLEKVRPESIGMTVVMWMDAPSLRDRLAMDELDPEFVDALNASEEEMRGVRSGPFPPSVRKEIYRFLIREIRRWDKDVLLYISTETPQMWEELGEELGQDPRAFVCGCGPVALPGGKLGLSGDFKHSTCVHHGFPDE
- a CDS encoding prepilin-type N-terminal cleavage/methylation domain-containing protein; the encoded protein is MRKGFTLIELLVVIAIIAILAAILFPVFARAREKARATACTSNIKQLCMGFLMYANDYDGKLYSYNASQVDPEYAGRCFWFKAMPYVKNAAVYDCPTSPDECAFTTPMQWATSYDGNYGYNYDGLEGSSTNLYSLPYPAETYMIFDSGDTSVRVGTNDWAGLMEELDLDWDSQAEGPNRHNMGVNVGFTDGHVKWLGLMTFLKRNGKNRVPPWNIAWDDNPPASDGTVPYPNR